A stretch of DNA from Babesia bovis T2Bo chromosome 2, whole genome shotgun sequence:
CTGCTACAAGTGAATGGAAGTTGAGGCCGGGTCTCACTCCACCTGAGCCTGGGTTCGATTGTTCTTCAATGGTTGATGGTGATAGTGTTTTGGATTAGATGATCGCTGATGGTGCATAAAATAGTGTACCACGTTGTTTATTTTACTCTTTATATAAGGATAACATTCTTTGTTCTTCATCGATAATGTGGTATAATACTGACTGCCGGTTTTATTGGTAATCATTTCGGCTCAGTTGCTTTTAGTACATCAATTTTAATTATTATCTGTTTTATTTCGTTTTTATAGTGTTTTAGTTTCTAGCACTTATCAAATCACGGGGTTCGGTCGCATTACACTGCTATGTGCTTTGAAATCGGTGTTTCGTTAGGCCTAATAATTACTAGTTACTATTATATGCAACGATTAACAGATAATTATATCGGCAGTGGTTTGTTAAGCTTCTTGGCACGCTTTATTGCTCTGCGCCGAGCTTCCCATTCTTGATCGTGTGCTGCAGTCTCCTTTAACTGTGCGTTCAGTCGTTCCATATATGCCTTCTTCTctgttgatatatctacTAGTGTAGGTACCTCATCTTGATATCGCTCATCCTCAACTTCTTCATCTGAGTCTGCCTCAAACACCACATGCTTCTGTTCAGTTTGTTTGATTGTTTCCACACCACGTAGTTTAGCAACACCATGCCTATTTAATCGGAATTTCTTCCTTGTTGATGCTAGGTTGGCTTTCAGCTTTACATCTTCGTTATCCTCTGTTGCCTTTTGTTCTATGTAATGTTTCAGGTCGTCATCCACTGCATCAGTTCCAACACGTGTGAGTATATTATCCGTGTCAGCGTCAGATTCATCGGACGATTCATCCGAATCCACGACAGTACTACTGACATCAGACTCACTTGCGATGTCCACCTTTGTTTCATTAGACAGCTGTTTCTTGGCTTTTATCTTTTCCTTTAGCTTCGAGAGCTTCGAAGGCTTTTCGCTAGTATTGTCATTTACAGTTATTTGGGGTGCTGATGGCAATCCGCTGGCTAATGCCATTTGCTGCACAGATTCAACGAGTTCAGCACCGGAGAGTGTAACAGATTTACGCGTGGATAGATAGCgcatatatgatataacaGCGCGTTGTGCGATTTCCTTAATCCAGGCTTCCTTTGCCATTAAGGCCTGTAGTTTTTGTAGGACATAGTTTTCCTTGCGTTGTAGGAACGGCAATAGCAATTTCGTTAGGTTGTGCAACTTCACTCCAGATGTTTTGAGTTGTTCCACGAATGATGCTTCATTTTCACTAATTATAGAGAATGCGATACCAAAGCTGCGCGTTCCTTCCACGGTCAACCTACCGGTACGGCCCACGCGATGCGTATATGTGTTGACAGAGTCTGGTATATCCAGCTGTACTACGTAATCCACTGCTGGGAAGTCAACTCCACGTGATCCTACATCAGTAGTAAAAATACATCCATTATTTTGCTTTGCTGCAAATCGAGTGAACTGTTCATTTCGTTTAAGTTGACTTTGTTTACCATGCCACTCCGTCATTGGCACTGCAGGGATCAGTCTTTTGAATACCTCGAAAACCAGTCTAACGTGCTTACACGTTGCTAGGAATACTATAAAGCGTTTGTTTTGATTCTTGCTCAGTAGATGGAAAAGTGCAGGCAGTTTGAGACTCATCGgaaccaatatatattcctgtCGTAGCTTGTCGGCTGATAGTAAAGCTGCATCTGAACCTAGGCAGACGAACTCATATTCTTTCCCTTGAAGCAAACTATCACACAAGTTTTTTAGAGACGACTTAATTGTAGCCGAGAATAGTAATATTTGTGTACTGGGTGGCATATATCCCATTATATCCAGTATGTCGTTTCTGAAACCACTATCCAGCAGCCGATCAGCTTCATCAAGTACCAATAACTTAACATTACCAGTATCACTAATCGATTGATTCGAGAGCAACGCCAGTACACGGCCCGGTGTACCAGTTAATATTTGCAGCTTGCGTGCATTACCTTTATCAAACTTGTCGCGTATACCGCCGATACAGCACCCTGCTCTTATACCCAATGGTTTACAAAGGTCATCCATCTGTATGGCACTTTGCGTTGCAAGCTCCCTGGTAGATGCTAGGCATATGCATCCCAGTAGTGATGCATCAGACGGCAACTCTCCATAGTAACCTTCATCGTAAAGCAACTTTACTGCTGGTAGAAGGAAACACAGAGTTTTCCCCGAACCCGTTGGCGACTGTATGATAAGATTCTTGCCACTGAGTGCCAGCGGCAACACTTTACTCTGTACATGTGTAAGGTATGTGTAACCCTTATCCTTCAACACGCGTTTGGCTCTATGATCTAAATCAAGCTCATCGAAACGTTCGGACGTCAGTTCGACGTCCTCTTGGTCCTGGTCGTTAGCCATTATTTCATGTTAATGATGCGTATTGGTTGTAGCGATGACCTGGTATATTATACCAGGTGTATTACAATTGGCGCACGACCCTATGTCATTTTTagtattaaaatgtgtacaaTAGTGAAACGTGTTTGTGTATGTCAGGTTAGTGCCACGGTTGGAACGTAGAAGGATTCCTAGTATGTTGTGCCGTGAAAGTGTGGTAAAGCGCTTTTATAAATACAATGTATATCAAGTGAACACCTAGACCAATTGATTAATATAGACTCGTAGTGTTAATGGATGCCTTATTCAGGTAACGGATTCACATTCCATGCCTTATGGGCGTTAGTTACGAGTAATGTATTCAAATACCCGGTGTGTCTATGGTAATTTATtaatatagattatattaGTAACCTTTTTATACACACAATTCTGATTGTCTGCCTCATACCAGGGTGTATACATTGGCATAGTTGTCTAACTATTTATTCCGTTGTTTGCAAATCCATCAGCTGACCTTGTGTATAACAATGGGTGATGTTAATACCGATTCCTCTGGGAGCAAAGTGCAATTAAGCGAGGAAGACCAGCAATCTCTATGTGACACTGAGAGTGAGATATCGCAGCTTCTTTCCTGTGGTATATCGGTAGGTGTGAATATGTGCTCATAAACAGATACAGGACACTAGCATCATTGGCAATGACGATGATTGTAACACAGTTTGGCAATATGTCAAGGATCGTGACAGTGTTGACGAGCTTGGTATTGACAACAGGTTAAAAGCCTTTGTTCGTGCTTTTGCCGAGGGTTCGTCACTTAACATATCCAGTTTGTTAACTAGGTTACGCACTCAGATGGCGAAGTATAGTGAATTCTTGAATATTGACTCAAAGTTAGATGAGATGGTACCTTTGATGTTGATGCGTAAGAACCTGGGCGAACCTTTCGCGGGTTCGGTGGCATCGGAGAGGTTGGAATCCAATAAGCCCGAGTGCTTGTGGGTTTGGGAATCACCTGATTTAGATGTGTTCCCACCTGTTTTGCGTGATCGTGTAATGGCAGCTCGAGAATCGCGCAATTTAGTATCTCGTAGGTATCGCACGCTTGTTGCATTGAAGAATGCATTGTTGGAGGGTAATGCCATAGATCGAATGTCGGCCAATGAGCAGTTGGGGATCATCTATAAGAAGATGCTTCTGGAGAAGGAGCGTCAGGAGCGTTTAGCATCTAAGCGTAAAGTCTCTGAGACCAAGCCGACAATATCTACTCTATTCAACAAACAGCCTCACGTACGTGATTCTCGGTCATCTAAAGCAACTTCTGGTGACAAGGCAGTATCGCGCTCTGGTGCCAAACCAAGTCCAGTTGCAAAGAACAAGTCACCTAACATGCTGCTCAAGTGGCTTAAACCATCACCTTCCACTGGTGGTGATACCTCTGCTACTACCCATGTATTATC
This window harbors:
- a CDS encoding DEAD/DEAH box helicase family protein, coding for MANDQDQEDVELTSERFDELDLDHRAKRVLKDKGYTYLTHVQSKVLPLALSGKNLIIQSPTGSGKTLCFLLPAVKLLYDEGYYGELPSDASLLGCICLASTRELATQSAIQMDDLCKPLGIRAGCCIGGIRDKFDKGNARKLQILTGTPGRVLALLSNQSISDTGNVKLLVLDEADRLLDSGFRNDILDIMGYMPPSTQILLFSATIKSSLKNLCDSLLQGKEYEFVCLGSDAALLSADKLRQEYILVPMSLKLPALFHLLSKNQNKRFIVFLATCKHVRLVFEVFKRLIPAVPMTEWHGKQSQLKRNEQFTRFAAKQNNGCIFTTDVGSRGVDFPAVDYVVQLDIPDSVNTYTHRVGRTGRLTVEGTRSFGIAFSIISENEASFVEQLKTSGVKLHNLTKLLLPFLQRKENYVLQKLQALMAKEAWIKEIAQRAVISYMRYLSTRKSVTLSGAELVESVQQMALASGLPSAPQITVNDNTSEKPSKLSKLKEKIKAKKQLSNETKVDIASESDVSSTVVDSDESSDESDADTDNILTRVGTDAVDDDLKHYIEQKATEDNEDVKLKANLASTRKKFRLNRHGVAKLRGVETIKQTEQKHVVFEADSDEEVEDERYQDEVPTLVDISTEKKAYMERLNAQLKETAAHDQEWEARRRAIKRAKKLNKPLPI